From a region of the Thermosipho melanesiensis BI429 genome:
- a CDS encoding DUF6115 domain-containing protein, whose translation MNLIEWLILFSTISSVSFAWGIYLLNVFSSKNQPEKLKEDEERLIQLMGRVKTFVDSKLDVLDKKMEEVNNLITEINDLYSKVLLDLSTIENKKEKVNKEIETPHTEKEITKQPNTEPVKAQKEKTLEEKIIDLYNVGTDEAEIAKRFGIGIGEVRLIIDLFVRSKGGKL comes from the coding sequence ATGAACCTAATTGAATGGTTAATATTATTTTCAACAATCTCAAGTGTTTCATTTGCATGGGGCATATATCTTTTAAACGTGTTTTCGTCAAAAAATCAACCCGAAAAGTTAAAAGAAGATGAAGAGCGTCTCATTCAATTAATGGGGCGTGTAAAAACTTTTGTTGATTCAAAGTTAGATGTGCTTGACAAAAAAATGGAAGAAGTAAACAACCTAATTACTGAAATAAATGACCTTTACTCAAAAGTACTGTTAGATTTATCCACAATAGAAAACAAAAAAGAAAAAGTGAACAAAGAAATCGAAACACCACACACAGAAAAAGAAATCACCAAACAACCAAATACTGAACCAGTAAAAGCACAAAAAGAAAAAACTTTGGAAGAAAAAATAATAGACCTTTACAATGTGGGAACTGATGAGGCAGAAATTGCCAAAAGATTTGGAATAGGAATAGGAGAAGTAAGGTTAATAATTGATCTTTTTGTAAGGTCAAAAGGGGGGAAATTATGA